A single Deltaproteobacteria bacterium HGW-Deltaproteobacteria-4 DNA region contains:
- a CDS encoding histidine kinase: MFDQIVNTLSHGIYVVQDDRLLYLNRRCGHFFGYHDIDGLVGKPFFSAVYPDSKTSEFFKAVHDKLLINEEPQISWAQMSTRTDGVPIWLEIFARRISVDGRPAIFGLLNDQTECQLIANAMLISQETLRLVLDAMEDRVYVVTDDFRIIYANSKMREGLAGEIDSGFCYQLCRGLGEPCPDCSREKVFECPGPVHKEYFNERAQAWFSVIEMAIRMPGVNRPAKLAVARDITFRKEAEKEIRALSHRLLSAQENERKHLSRELHDDVGQRLNALKIGMETLCQDLQTAGTDLQPRLDSLTNVLQQSIEAVRDLSAGLRPTTLEQLGLVETIRSHCRKTDQVNGLPIEFRTAGMNKLKLDSAVEIILFRVVQEALNNIVKHAGASRVTIRLTASFPKICLRIEDDGQGFDLLKRRTGGQQLGLVGMAERAEQLGGTLNIRTQPGKGTCLLFEVPLASDVRDKEK; this comes from the coding sequence ATGTTCGATCAAATTGTTAACACTTTGTCCCACGGGATTTACGTCGTTCAGGACGATCGCCTGCTGTATCTGAATCGCCGGTGCGGACATTTTTTCGGTTATCACGACATCGACGGATTGGTCGGGAAACCGTTCTTCTCCGCCGTCTATCCCGATAGCAAGACCTCGGAATTTTTCAAGGCGGTGCATGACAAGCTGCTGATCAACGAAGAGCCGCAGATCTCCTGGGCACAGATGTCGACCCGCACCGACGGGGTGCCGATCTGGTTGGAGATCTTTGCCCGCCGGATCAGCGTCGATGGCCGGCCGGCGATCTTCGGCCTGCTCAACGACCAGACCGAATGCCAATTGATCGCCAACGCCATGCTCATCTCCCAGGAAACCCTGCGCCTGGTCCTCGACGCAATGGAAGACCGGGTCTACGTCGTCACTGACGATTTTCGGATTATCTACGCCAACAGCAAGATGCGCGAAGGGCTCGCCGGAGAGATCGACAGCGGCTTCTGTTACCAGCTTTGTCGCGGTCTCGGCGAACCGTGCCCGGATTGCAGCCGCGAGAAGGTCTTTGAATGTCCCGGACCGGTGCACAAGGAGTATTTCAACGAGCGCGCCCAGGCCTGGTTTTCGGTTATCGAGATGGCGATCCGCATGCCCGGGGTCAATCGCCCGGCCAAGCTGGCGGTGGCGCGCGATATCACCTTCCGCAAAGAAGCGGAAAAAGAGATTCGTGCCCTGTCGCACCGCTTACTCAGTGCCCAGGAGAACGAACGCAAGCACCTGTCCCGCGAGCTGCACGACGATGTCGGACAGCGGCTCAATGCCCTGAAGATCGGCATGGAGACCCTGTGCCAGGATCTCCAAACCGCGGGTACGGATCTGCAGCCGCGCCTCGACAGCCTGACCAATGTGCTGCAGCAAAGCATCGAGGCGGTGCGCGACCTTTCGGCCGGACTGCGCCCGACCACCCTCGAACAGCTCGGTCTGGTCGAGACCATCCGCAGCCATTGCCGCAAGACCGACCAGGTCAACGGCCTGCCCATCGAGTTCCGTACCGCCGGGATGAATAAACTCAAGCTCGACAGTGCGGTCGAAATCATCCTTTTTCGCGTTGTCCAGGAAGCCCTCAACAACATCGTCAAGCATGCCGGGGCGTCGCGGGTCACCATCCGCCTGACCGCCTCTTTTCCGAAAATCTGTCTGCGCATCGAAGATGACGGTCAGGGCTTTGACCTCCTGAAGCGGCGCACTGGCGGGCAGCAGCTGGGGCTGGTGGGGATGGCGGAACGGGCCGAGCAGCTTGGCGGCACCCTCAACATCCGCACCCAGCCCGGCAAGGGGACCTGTCTGCTCTTTGAAGTGCCGCTGGCGTCGGATGTCCGGGACAAGGAGAAATAA
- a CDS encoding DNA-binding response regulator: protein MPEKRLVLIDDHPLFREGLKSLIARSTEYVVVGEAGSFAEALKLLAEVQPKIVTLDITLPDVNGIEAAREIRQKFPAIRILMVSMHDKVDIVVGAYRAGAHGFLLKDSSAASLVDALDTVYRGEFYVDGKLSGDVIARMMLEENSAGNSQDDGYNLLTNREQQILRMVVEGSTSTEIGVYLGLKVKTVENHRANLMKKLGVHSRLDLVRYAARIGIIDLDSWKE from the coding sequence ATGCCAGAAAAACGTTTGGTCCTGATCGATGATCATCCCCTGTTTCGTGAAGGGCTGAAGAGCCTCATCGCCCGCAGTACCGAATATGTCGTGGTTGGCGAGGCCGGCAGCTTTGCCGAAGCCCTCAAGCTGCTGGCCGAGGTGCAGCCGAAGATTGTCACTCTCGATATCACCCTGCCCGACGTCAACGGTATCGAGGCGGCCCGGGAGATTCGCCAGAAGTTTCCGGCGATCCGCATCCTGATGGTGAGCATGCATGACAAGGTCGATATCGTGGTCGGTGCTTATCGGGCCGGGGCGCACGGTTTTCTCCTCAAGGACAGCAGTGCCGCCAGTCTGGTCGACGCTCTCGACACGGTTTACCGCGGGGAGTTCTATGTCGACGGCAAGTTGTCAGGGGATGTAATCGCACGGATGATGCTGGAGGAGAATAGTGCCGGCAACTCGCAGGATGACGGCTACAACCTGTTGACGAACCGCGAGCAGCAGATTCTGCGCATGGTGGTCGAAGGGTCGACCAGCACCGAGATCGGCGTTTATCTCGGGTTGAAGGTCAAGACCGTGGAGAATCATCGTGCCAATCTGATGAAAAAACTCGGGGTGCACAGCCGTCTTGATCTGGTGCGGTATGCTGCCCGCATCGGCATCATCGATCTTGATAGCTGGAAGGAATAG